In Micromonospora sp. NBC_01813, the following are encoded in one genomic region:
- a CDS encoding sensor histidine kinase, which translates to MLSRDGPWHWWGYVVATGAALPLVARRRAALPVLLVSYTFSASYDLVDAVAPQPIWYGPLIALYTLSAWSGRWVRWGALAVILGGGLLTVGSSDTALRGVVVSVTAYALGRAAAGSRAHTAVLEERAARLERERVLEAERAAERERARIAREMHDILAHAVTLMVVQAEAGPVVVRADPQRAVATFDAIAAAGRDAMDQLRRMLVVLREDQGPGVSQAAVEDLPDLVRQAAGAGLEVGYEVAGEPRPLPPAFGVAVYRIIQEALTNVVKHAGASRADVRLSWQEQELSIEIRDNGRGAGAGLPSGGNGLIGIRERAAACGGIASAGPGPAGFTVRVRLPL; encoded by the coding sequence TTGCTGTCCCGGGACGGTCCGTGGCACTGGTGGGGGTATGTCGTCGCCACCGGTGCCGCGTTGCCGCTGGTGGCGCGGCGGAGAGCGGCGTTGCCAGTGCTGCTCGTCAGCTACACCTTCAGCGCTTCGTACGATCTGGTGGACGCAGTCGCGCCGCAGCCGATCTGGTACGGGCCGCTCATCGCCCTCTACACGTTGTCCGCCTGGTCCGGGCGGTGGGTGCGCTGGGGTGCACTGGCCGTCATCCTCGGCGGCGGGCTGCTCACGGTCGGGTCGTCGGATACCGCGCTTCGCGGTGTCGTCGTTTCGGTGACCGCTTACGCCTTGGGGAGGGCGGCGGCGGGGAGCAGGGCGCACACCGCCGTCTTGGAGGAGCGCGCCGCGCGACTTGAGCGGGAGCGGGTGCTGGAAGCCGAACGAGCTGCCGAGCGGGAGCGGGCCCGGATCGCCCGCGAAATGCACGACATCCTGGCGCACGCGGTGACTCTCATGGTGGTGCAGGCGGAGGCGGGGCCGGTGGTGGTGCGTGCCGATCCGCAGCGGGCCGTCGCCACCTTCGACGCTATCGCCGCCGCCGGCCGCGATGCGATGGATCAGCTTCGTCGCATGCTTGTGGTGCTCAGGGAGGATCAGGGGCCGGGTGTTTCGCAGGCGGCCGTCGAGGATCTGCCCGACCTGGTGCGGCAGGCGGCGGGGGCCGGGCTGGAGGTGGGCTACGAGGTGGCGGGTGAGCCCCGGCCGCTGCCGCCCGCCTTCGGGGTGGCCGTCTACCGGATCATCCAGGAGGCGCTCACGAATGTCGTCAAGCACGCCGGCGCGTCCCGCGCCGACGTGCGGCTGAGCTGGCAGGAGCAGGAGTTGTCGATCGAGATCCGGGACAACGGCCGGGGCGCCGGGGCCGGGCTGCCGTCCGGCGGCAACGGCCTGATCGGCATCCGGGAGCGCGCCGCCGCGTGCGGCGGGATCGCATCGGCCGGTCCGGGGCCGGCGGGCTTCACCGTGCGCGTGCGGCTGCCGCTTTGA
- a CDS encoding HEPN domain-containing protein: MRTIDQLGLFWLDGHPDDALSGRLLFDPSSGIELSIVGMFDNLALSEARSIRRIIGWIGSQKVTLEDAFISGSTQRSPGVSDCRFRANRLFVGAHLEGDTPTFKTVEFTASNLDSWIGISGISEYWNWEHRSSNVPDYNYRLNYRRPEPEVCDFTRGRITIDYAHEQGGNEIHGVNFRQWPVVRVEYGDPQQFDVVRKDVGRFQSLMSLCIDEHPEMDGFILTHPEIRAKLLDGSDGGQQRIEFLAPPLRYTEPTRRKPVHRFEMLLDYHSLGGIDRVAAWLDSADRFQRSLDSFMSIKHGRPMYAENRFLNVTFAAESFHEVIIGGHYMNEDAFKNLLDSYLSNTPEEHQHWLLGKIQYGNEPPLRKRLHQLATRSVEATRPIIGDRDRWAFVVATVRNELTHLSSERRSFDERHLLPLTESVFAVVQICMLLQSGVPIETVSKKAASYRRTWYQAPLKQSLDEIWANIKKSH, from the coding sequence TTGAGGACAATTGACCAGCTGGGACTGTTCTGGCTAGATGGGCACCCGGACGACGCCCTGTCGGGACGTCTTTTATTCGACCCATCTTCCGGAATTGAGCTGTCTATCGTCGGCATGTTCGATAACCTAGCACTGTCGGAGGCCAGATCAATTCGACGGATCATCGGATGGATTGGCTCACAGAAAGTAACCCTGGAGGATGCCTTCATTTCAGGCAGCACACAGCGAAGCCCCGGAGTCTCCGACTGCCGCTTCCGAGCCAATCGCCTTTTTGTCGGCGCCCACCTCGAAGGCGACACACCGACCTTCAAGACGGTTGAGTTCACTGCCAGCAACCTGGATAGCTGGATCGGAATCAGCGGCATAAGCGAGTACTGGAACTGGGAGCACCGTTCGAGCAACGTGCCCGACTATAACTATAGGCTGAATTATCGCCGCCCCGAACCCGAGGTATGCGACTTCACTCGCGGTCGAATAACGATCGACTATGCGCATGAGCAAGGGGGCAACGAGATCCACGGCGTCAACTTTCGCCAATGGCCTGTGGTGAGGGTCGAGTATGGCGATCCCCAGCAATTTGATGTAGTACGAAAAGATGTAGGTCGCTTTCAGAGCTTGATGAGCCTCTGCATCGATGAGCATCCAGAAATGGACGGTTTCATACTGACCCACCCTGAAATCCGAGCCAAGCTACTAGACGGATCCGACGGGGGCCAGCAGCGAATTGAATTTCTTGCACCACCGCTGCGCTACACCGAACCGACACGACGCAAACCGGTCCATCGATTCGAAATGCTCCTGGACTACCATTCGCTGGGCGGTATCGACAGGGTAGCAGCGTGGCTAGACTCAGCTGACCGCTTCCAGCGATCCCTCGATTCGTTCATGAGCATAAAGCACGGAAGACCGATGTACGCCGAAAATCGCTTCCTCAACGTCACATTTGCCGCCGAGTCGTTTCATGAGGTGATCATAGGCGGCCACTATATGAACGAAGACGCGTTTAAGAATCTGTTGGATAGCTACCTGTCGAACACGCCGGAGGAGCATCAGCACTGGCTTCTCGGCAAGATCCAGTACGGGAATGAACCCCCTCTCCGGAAACGACTGCATCAGCTAGCAACACGGTCCGTCGAGGCTACACGTCCGATCATAGGAGACAGAGATCGTTGGGCGTTTGTCGTCGCAACGGTGCGCAACGAGTTGACCCATCTCAGTTCGGAAAGGCGTTCGTTCGACGAACGTCACCTATTGCCATTGACTGAATCCGTTTTTGCGGTCGTTCAGATTTGTATGCTCCTTCAATCTGGAGTACCAATCGAAACGGTCAGCAAGAAGGCCGCATCATATCGCCGCACATGGTATCAAGCACCACTAAAGCAGAGCCTGGACGAGATTTGGGCGAACATCAAAAAGTCCCACTAG
- a CDS encoding winged helix-turn-helix domain-containing protein, whose protein sequence is MPPNAKWVGLAAHIRKQIATGELSPGAKLPSTSQLCAEHDVSAIVVRNAMIALKAEGLVVGVPGVGVFVVDPDESMT, encoded by the coding sequence ATGCCACCGAACGCCAAGTGGGTCGGCCTTGCCGCCCACATCCGCAAGCAGATCGCGACTGGCGAGCTGTCGCCGGGCGCGAAGCTGCCGTCCACCTCGCAGCTCTGCGCCGAGCATGACGTGTCGGCGATCGTCGTCCGCAACGCGATGATCGCGCTCAAGGCTGAGGGCCTGGTCGTCGGCGTACCCGGCGTCGGTGTCTTCGTCGTCGACCCAGACGAGTCCATGACCTGA